GCGCACTGCCGGGGTGGGGCAGGGCGTGCCGTATCGACACTTTCCGAATCGCGAAAGCATCGCGCTGGCAGTTCGAGGAGAACATCAGTGAGGTCGAGGCAATCGCGGCGGATCCGGACGCGACCGTCGACCACGTTCTCGCCGTGATCGTGGCCCAGCTTGCCTCTTCCGCTGCGTTCATCGCGATGCTCGATCCACCAGCACGGACGACCCTCGCCTTATCCAGATCGCGTGGCGCCTGATCAACCTGATAAACCGCAAGCTGGATGACCCGGACCGGCGTGGCGCGCTGCGAGCGGACGTGACGGCCACGGACGTCGTCATGGCAATCGCGATGCTCGCCGCGATGCTTGCGAAGACGGCGCCGCCTTCGGGCGAGGAGACGGCCATACACGCGTGGTCGCTGCTCGAACGTGGGCTGCACGGTTGAACCCGACCCCGGCGCGGTCGAACTGCTCGACCGAGCCTTCGTCGCATACCACATCGGCATTCTGTTGTGCCGCCGCCATTCGCGACGGAAAGGAGCACGGCCCGAGACCGCGGCTGTCCGTGTGATGGTGAACGGCGTCGTCGCCGGGGCGCTGTCCCGCTGATCCGGGGTTCCGGTCGTAATGGCGCAAACGACAACGAATCGTTTCAGGGGGTCCAGGTGATGCGTCCGCCTTGGAAGTCTTGGGCTTTGCCGTTTTCGAAGTCGTACTCGTCGCTGGTGGGGTAGCCGTAGCGGCCTGCTTCGGAGCCTGCGGCTTCCCAGGTGTCGCGCAGGGCGCCCCAGACGACATGGGCTCCCGTGCGAGGGGAGTAGTAGATGGCGCCGCCGCCGAAGAGGTTGTAGCGGCCGTTGTCTTTGCGGGCGGCGGTTTCGTCGGTGATGGGGAAGCCGAGTGGGCTGTTTTCCCAGCCGTAGCTGCCCCATTTGTCGCGGACCGCGCCGCCGATCTGGTGGGCGTCGGTGCCGAGGGACCAGTAGATGGAGCCGCCTTGGAAGTGGTTGTAGACGCCGGGTTTGGTGGGAGTGGCGGCTTCGCGGGTGACGGGGTAGCCGAGGAATCCGCTCTCGAAGCCGAGGTTGCCCCATTTGTCGCGGATGGCGCCGCCGATTTGGTTCGCTCCAGTGCGGGGATGCCAGTAAATCGAGGCGTTGCGCTGGAAGGTTTGATAGCGGCCGCCGCTGGCGGCGTCGGATTCGGGGCTGGTGGGGTCGCCGAAGAAGGCGGGGCCGCCTGCTTGGTCGTATTCGACTTCGATAGCTCCGCCGACGTCGAAAGGGCCGATGGGACGTGCCGTGGCGTCGGTCGCGCCCAGGGTAGCGGCGAGCAGGGCCGCGGTGCCGAGGGTGGTAGCGACTGCGTTGCGTCTGCCTGGTCGGTTGCGGGTTCGCGGTTCCAAAGGATCTCCCTGAGGGGGTGTTGGCTGGTTACGAGCGGTCAAGCACGCGACATCTCCTGTGCCGGGGCGTGCTGCGATCGTTAGCACGACATCATTCTTTGGTGACGAAGTCGGCCGTTTCGACACGCTTGTGACAGCGAGTGGCGCGTGTTCGATCTGGTTGTGGCAAATCTAGCCCGTGACGGTGTGGGTGAACAGTGTCCCGCTGAGTTGTCGGTGTGTTCGAGCCGCGACAGCTTGCGACCGCTGCACCATGTCGAGCAGCGCGTGCGCCTGATCGGCGGCGTTCGGGATCTTTTCGGGGGTTGCCTCGACCATGGTCGCGGTGATGCCCACCTGCGCGTCCTGCGACAGCTCGATGACCAGCGCGTCGAGCTGGTCGTTGTGGAGGTGACCGGACGGGATCAGCACCGTGCCGTCGTCCACGCTCGGCGACGGCGCGACCTCGCCGCACCGGGTGCCCAGCTCGGCTTGGACCCCGGACCGGATCGACGGGTTCTGTGAGAGCACGCGCGACCAGTCGGTGCGTGGTTGTGAACGGCCACAGCAGTACCGGACGGGAATGACCTGGCAATAATGTCTCAGACCACGGGTGTGTGGCGTCGTCGCGGTGCTGGACCTACGACTGGCATCGACAACGCGGACGAGCCATCCGACATAGAACCGAGCGTTGTTATGGTGCAGCCGTATTGTGTTGGTGCACAATACGGTATCGGTGGCTCGACGGCGATAGGTTGGGATTGTCACCATGAAGTGCTATGAGGTGACCGCGAGTGATGCGAAGTCGTGGACTACGGTTGCCAACGGCTTCGTTCCAATGGACTACGAGTACGTCGATCCCGATCGGTGGCACTCGGGGTTGACGGTTCAGGAGTCGACCGTATATCGGTTGCTGCGCTGGGAGCAGCGCGGAACCTGCACGTCCTTCCGCACGCGGACCAACATCCGTCACGTTCCCTGCGACGACTTCTACTGGGTCGTCCTTCCTCAACGGGGCTTGTACTCGGTCCGTTATCGGGATGAGGTGACCTGGACGCATCCCGGCCACGTGGCGCTGACCGCCCTCGATGACGTGTTGCAGCAATACATCCCGGAACTGTCGGCGTACGCGTTCCAGGTGCCACGCACCGAGATCGACCATCGGGCGGGGTCTTCCGGTCCGGGGGCCAGGGTGCTCGACTTGGGCTCCGGCCTCGGCCGGATCACTCAGGCCATGATCCGCAATGTCCACACCGAACGGTCGGACCTGTCCGACCGTGAGTTCAACGCGGTCTGTGATCGGATCGCCGAGCTGCTGTCCTTGCTATCGCTCGGAGACACTCAACCGCAGCGGGCCCATCACGCGCAGATCGCCGAGCAGATTCGGCGATATGTGCGGGCGCACGTCGGCCATGGCGACGTGCGATTGCCCGCGGTGGCACATGCGCTGGGCTGGTCGCCCCGGCAGCTGCGAACGGTACTGCAGCAGTCGGGTACCACGTTCCGTGATGTGCGTCGGGACGAGGCGCTGCGCGCCGCCCGCGACCTGCTCGAGGACCCGGCACGCGAGGCAGTGCCTATCCGCGATCTGGCCATCCGCAGTGGGTTCACCCCGGCCTGGTTCTCCGCGGCGTTCAAAGCGCGTTTCGGCGAGACGCCACGGGATTTCCGGCGTCGCAGGTTGGCGGATCTCACCGAGCGCGGCGGTGCGCAGGAGTCGATGGCGACGCGCTGACCGGAGCCGATCGAGCCGGACGCGGGAGCCGCATCCGGCCGACGTCGTCTAGGTGGCGGAATCGAGTCGCACCGGAAGCTCGAGCGGTCCATTTGTGCTGATTTGGGGGGCGT
The DNA window shown above is from Nocardia sp. NBC_01730 and carries:
- a CDS encoding LGFP repeat-containing protein; the protein is MEPRTRNRPGRRNAVATTLGTAALLAATLGATDATARPIGPFDVGGAIEVEYDQAGGPAFFGDPTSPESDAASGGRYQTFQRNASIYWHPRTGANQIGGAIRDKWGNLGFESGFLGYPVTREAATPTKPGVYNHFQGGSIYWSLGTDAHQIGGAVRDKWGSYGWENSPLGFPITDETAARKDNGRYNLFGGGAIYYSPRTGAHVVWGALRDTWEAAGSEAGRYGYPTSDEYDFENGKAQDFQGGRITWTP
- a CDS encoding AraC family transcriptional regulator — encoded protein: MKCYEVTASDAKSWTTVANGFVPMDYEYVDPDRWHSGLTVQESTVYRLLRWEQRGTCTSFRTRTNIRHVPCDDFYWVVLPQRGLYSVRYRDEVTWTHPGHVALTALDDVLQQYIPELSAYAFQVPRTEIDHRAGSSGPGARVLDLGSGLGRITQAMIRNVHTERSDLSDREFNAVCDRIAELLSLLSLGDTQPQRAHHAQIAEQIRRYVRAHVGHGDVRLPAVAHALGWSPRQLRTVLQQSGTTFRDVRRDEALRAARDLLEDPAREAVPIRDLAIRSGFTPAWFSAAFKARFGETPRDFRRRRLADLTERGGAQESMATR